One Caretta caretta isolate rCarCar2 chromosome 8, rCarCar1.hap1, whole genome shotgun sequence DNA window includes the following coding sequences:
- the NOP16 gene encoding nucleolar protein 16 encodes MPKAKGKNRRQKFGYSVNRKRLNRQSRKRAAPRIECSHIRHAWDRTKSVSRNLAEMGLAADPNKAIPIRKRQLPVMEMEVDGQDKGKRVVQKPYVLDELEYEASLPEKKSETLSRDLIDYVQYMIRNHGENYKDMARDEKNYYQDTPKQIKRKISVYKRFYPEEFQAFTASLQQVKMDQQ; translated from the exons ATGCCGAAAGCCAAAGGGAAGAACCGGCGCCAAAAGTTCGGCTACAGCGTCAACCGCAAGCGGCTGAACCGGCAGAGCCGCAAGCGGGCGGCGCCCCGTATCGAATG CTCCCACATCAGACATGCGTGGGACAGAACCAAATCCGTGTCTCGGAACCTGGCTGAAATGGGGCTGGCTGCGGACCCCAACAAGGCGATTCCCATCCGGAAAAGGCAGCTACCG GTGATGGAAATGGAGGTTGATGGCCAAGACAAAGGGAAGAGAGTTGTGCAGAAGCCTTACGTCCTGGACG AGCTGGAGTATGAGGCCAGCCTCCCGGAGAAGAAGTCGGAGACGCTCTCCAGAGACCTTATCGACTATGTGCAGTACATGATACGGAACCATGGCGAGAACTACAAG gacatGGCTCGTGATGAGAAGAACTACTACCAGGACACGCCCAAGCAGATCAAGAGGAAGATCAGTGTGTATAAGCGCTTCTACCCTGAGGAGTTCCAGGCTTTCACTGCATCCCTGCAGCAGGTCAAGATGGACCAACAGtaa
- the HIGD2A gene encoding HIG1 domain family member 2A, mitochondrial: MAQSSPPPFDPSSPPLIEGFVPTPLHREGFRDKFLRKTRENPLVPIGCLSTAGALTYGLICFQKGNTRQSQLMMRARILAQGFTIAAIMVGVVATAMKAQK; this comes from the exons ATGGCTCAGAGCTCCCCGCCACCCTTtgaccccagcagccccccccttATCGAGGGCTTCGTCCCCACCCCGCTGCATCGGGAGGGGTTCCGGGACAAGTTCCTGCGCAAGACTCGCGAGAACCCGCTGGTGCCTATCG GCTGCCTCTCCACTGCAGGGGCTCTGACCTATGGACTCATTTGCTTCCAGAAAGGCAATACCCGCCAGTCCCAGCTGATGATGCGGGCCCGTATCCTGGCTCAGGGCTTCACCATTGCTGCCATCATGGTGGGGGTGGTGGCCACAGCAATGAAAGCTCAGAAGTAA